Proteins from a single region of Apium graveolens cultivar Ventura chromosome 7, ASM990537v1, whole genome shotgun sequence:
- the LOC141674775 gene encoding uncharacterized protein LOC141674775 — MTGPRGKFKELDESVSGRVKFGDGSTVNVKEKGWVAFQCKNGEERILQEVYFIPNLCNNIISLGQLSEAGNRVILEGDYLWVYEVNGKLLMKVKKPENWLYKISLEQKKLSYLLTKLEENTSLWHARLGHVNFRALEFMSKEEMALGIPEMIQPL; from the coding sequence ATGACTGGACCACGTGGAAAATTCAAAGAGCTTGATGAAAGTGTGAGCGGAAGAGTGAAGTTCGGGGACGGATCTACTGTTAATGTTAAAGAAAAAGGGTGGGTTGCATTCCAGTGTAAAAATGGCGAGGAAAGAATTTTACAGGAGGTATATTTTATTCCTAATCTGTGTAATAACATTATAAGTCTGGGCCAATTATCGGAGGCAGGGAATAGAGTAATACTTGAGGGAGATTACTTGTGGGTCTACGAAGTTAATGGAAAGCTTCTGATGAAAGTGAAAAAACCCGAAAATTGGTTGTATAAAATTAGCCTTGAGCAGAAAAAACTCTCATATTTACTCACGAAGTTGGAAGAGAATACATCGTTGTGGCATGCTCGGCTTGGGCATGTCAATTTTCGAGCATTAGAGTTTATGTCGAAAGAAGAAATGGCACTGGGAATTCCAGAAATGATACAACCATTATAG